In Humulus lupulus chromosome 6, drHumLupu1.1, whole genome shotgun sequence, a single genomic region encodes these proteins:
- the LOC133785812 gene encoding uncharacterized protein LOC133785812, producing MGECQEGTNKCYKCGQAGHLRKDFPQWKAGQDSNNNLVPARVFALTQNEATNSNTVVTGQLPISGMMSGVLINCGATHSYISMNMIDKLGMPYKLFEHSYSTMLPSGDTILSTRWLQSTPITIEGRECPTNLIELHIPDYDVILGIDWLSKHGASIDCRRKTMEFRLKEGELFYFKGEVAGFCTHKISALEARNMMQHGCSAFLASVVDKSKETELKPDNMHIVCEFSEVFP from the coding sequence ATGGGAGAATGTCAAGAAGGCACCAACAAATGTTACAAGTGCGGTCAGGCAGGACATCTGAGAAAAGATTTCCCACAATGGAAAGCAGGACAGGATAGTAACAACAACCTAGTGCCAGcacgggtttttgctttaacccaaaaTGAAGCAACCAACAGTAACAccgtagtcacaggtcagctccctatatctggtatgaTGAGTGGAGTCCTTATTAATTGTGGAGCGACTCACTCTTATATTtccatgaatatgattgataagtTGGGTATGCCTTATAAACTATTTGAGCATAGTTATAGTACAATGTTACCGTCAGGAGACACAATActgtcaactaggtggttacagtcaACACCTATAACAATAGAGGGCAGGGAGTGCCCGACTAACCTTATAGAACTACATATACCAGACTATGATGTCATACTTGGCAtagattggttatccaaacatggagcGTCGATTGACTGTCGAAGGAAGACCATGGAATTCAGACTGAAAGAAGGAGAACTATTTTATTTCAAAGGAGAAGTAGCGGGTTTTTGTACACACAAAATATCGGCTCTGGAAGCAAGGAATATGATGCAGCATGGTTGTTCAGcgtttctagctagtgtggtggataaatccaaggaaACAGAGTTGAAACCAGATAATATGCATATTGTTTGCGAGTTTTCGGAAGTGTTTCCCTAG
- the LOC133785813 gene encoding uncharacterized protein LOC133785813, translated as MSWNVRGINKKNKQITILDVCQMNKIGIGALLETKIKVDKLKEVMETSFQGWNYHNSMRLEGRILLIWKDSWVKVEVIKDHYQFLHCRVRFCITGQEFCLTVVYDFNAAFDPSDRRGGRCISKKKLEDARNWLDLGLVEEMKLLGSFYTWSKLDRVFVNEDWLDIFPSVIAAARWEVTSDHCVVILKRTDQISWKLIRLKHELKKFNWKIIGDVARNFEDSKVEHQKAKSELFSDSQNQIISSAERISFMRFKNQEKIYGSFLRQKSKIEWLQFGNENSSYFHAYMKQRKRANRIASYITEDGSVEDNYPKVIHHYVEHFKTALGCPNKATGKTDYAITDLGPTLSVEDQLALIKPFSSKDVKAAMFSISSIKSPGPDGYIPKAMNNTILTLIPKVDHPNIAADFRPIACCTTLYKCISKMLCHRMIGVLPKLINQNQGAFIKDRTLAHNVLILQDLLKGYKRKHSSPRCLLKIDLSKAYDSIDWDFIENLLKALRFPDRFIRWIMNFLRGASYCLMLNGRLHGSFQGGKGLHQGDPISPLLFVIVMEYLTRSLFQEAKEKANTSSIQIIQHTLDEFSSASGLLINKRKSRAYFGGVSVHDKSVLLNISQLVEGEFPLTYLGLPLRPIKWKDLLWVKWVNYIYLKGTQNWDYNLHQDSSWYWKKLIKISKALSFSLLDYVSANGKLIRSRLYHLFLPSRPKPIMKAIWCSISVPNHKFTLWQAIHQKLVTRDMLLYYHFPLPSLMCPIYDQVPESHSHLFFECVFSRRVVQSIFEWLQGLCWPSKFSDWSNWLEADRKSFKDRITLAVLASSVYYIWHTRNRCYFDSSCLMIPSVISLIKSSVSARILGFKLRSKFVASRANQMIQFISSLY; from the exons AtgagttggaatgttagaggtATAAATAAGAAGAATAAGCAGATAACTATTTTGGATGTCTGCCAGATGAATAAGATTGGTATTGGAGCTCTTCTAGAAACAAAAATTAAGGTTGATAAACTGAAGGAAGTAATGGAAACTAGTTTTCAGGGTTGGAATTATCATAATAGTATGAGGTTGGAGGGTCGAATTCTTTTGATATGGAAGGATAGCTGGGTCAAAGTGGAAGTTATTAAAGATCATTATCAATTTCTGCATTGTAGAGTTCGGTTTTGTATCACTGGCCAAGAGTTTTGCCTTACTGTGGTATATG ATTTTAATGCTGCTTTTGATCCTAGTGACAGAAGAGGTGGTAGATGTATTTCGAAAAAAAAGCTTGAAGATGCTAGGAATTGGCTTGATCTTGGTCTGGTGGAAGAAATGAAATTACTGGGCTCATTTTACACTTGGTCTAAACTAGACAGGGTTTTTGTCAATGAGGACTGGCTGGACATTTTCCCTTCTGTTATAGCTGCTGCTCGTTGGGAAGTGACTTCAGACCATTGTGTTGTTATTCTGAAACGAACAG ATCAGATTTCATGGAAACTTATTCGGCTTAAGCACGAGTTGAAGAAGTTTAATTGGAAGATTATTGGGGATGTGGCTAGGAATTTTGAGGATAGTAAAGTTGAGCATCAAAAGGCAAAGTCTGAGCTCTTTTCTGACTCGCAGAATCAAATCATAAGTTCAGCTGAGAGAATATCATTTATGAGATTTAAAAACCAAGAGAAGATCTATGGCAGCTTCCTTAGACAAAAAAGTAAGATAGAGTGGCTCCAATTTGGTAATGAAAATTCCTCCTACTTTCACGCCTATATGAAGCAAAGGAAGAGAGCTAATAGAATAGCGTCTTATATAACAGAAGATGGCAGTGTTGAGGACAACTATCCTAAGGTAATTCATCACTATGTTGAGCATTTTAAAACTGCCCTGGGTTGTCCTAATAAAGCTACAGGAAAGACAGATTATGCCATAACAGATCTGGGTCCGACTTTGAGTGTTGAAGATCAGCTGGCTCTAATCAAGCCTTTCTCAAGCAAAGATGTCAAAGCAGCGATGTTTAGTATTAGCTCTATAAAGAGCCCTGGTCCAGATG GGTATATTCCTAAAGCAATGAATAATACTATTCTAACCCTCATCCCTAAGGTTGATCACCCAAATATAGCTGCTGATTTTAGGCCAATAGCCTGCTGCACTACCCTTTACAAATGCATTTCCAAAATGCTATGTCATAGGATGATTGGTGTTCTTCCAAAGTTGATCAACCAGAACCAAGGGGCTTTTATAAAAGATAGGACTCTTGCTCATAATGTTTTAATTCTCCAAGATCTCTTAAAGGGTTACAAAAGGAAGCATAGTTCTCCTCGGTGTTTATTGAAGATTGACTTGAGCAAAGCCTATGACTCCATTGATTGGGACTTTATAGAGAATCTGCTGAAAGCTTTAAGATTTCCTGATCGTTTTATAAGATGGATCATGAATTTTTTGAGAGGTGCCTCTTATTGCCTTATGTTGAATGGTCGTCTTCATGGTAGCTTTCAAGGAGGTAAAGGTCTTCACCAAGGTGATCCCATTTCACCTTTGCTTTTTGTTATAGTTATGGAGTATCTTACTCGATCCCTGTTTCAAGAAGCTAAAGAAAAAG CCAATACTAGCTCTATTCAGATTATTCAGCATACTTTAGATGAATTCTCTTCTGCATCAGGTCTGCTTATCAATAAAAGAAAATCTAGAGCCTATTTTGGAGGGGTTTCGGTTCATGATAAATCTGTTCTGCTAAATATATCCCAGCTGGTTGAAGGGGAGTTTCCCCTGACTTATCTTGGCCTACCTTTGAGACCAATAAAATGGAAG GATTTGCTTTGGGTTAAATGGGTTAACTATATTTACTTGAAGGGGACTCAGAATTGGGATTACAATTTGCACCAAGATTCAAGTTGGTATTGGAAAAAACTGATCAAGATCAGCAAAGCTCTCTCATTTTCTTTGCTGGATTATGTTTCAGCAAATGGGAAATTGATTCGGTCTAGGCTTTATCACCTGTTTCTACCTAGCAGGCCAAAGCCTATCATGAAAGCAATTTGGTGTTCTATTTCAGTGCCAAATCACAAGTTCACTTTGTGGCAAGCTATTCATCAAAAGTTGGTCACAAGGGATATGTTACTTTACTATCATTTTCCTCTTCCTTCTCTGATGTGCCCGATTTATGACCAAGTGCCTGAAAGTCACtctcatttattttttgagtGTGTCTTTTCAAGGAGAGTAGTGCAGTCTATCTTTGAGTGGTTGCAAGGTCTCTGTTGGCCCTCTAAGTTCTCTGACTGGAGCAATTGGCTGGAGGCAGACAGGAAAAGTTTCAAGGACCGGATTACTCTAGCTGTTCTTGCATCTTCAGTTTATTATATTTGGCATACTCGGAATAGATGTTATTTTGACAGTAGTTGTCTTATGATTCCTTCTGTAATCAGCTTGATTAAATCATCTGTTTCAGCTAGAATTCTTGGCTTTAAGCTTAGATCTAAGTTTGTGGCTTCTAGAGCTAATCAAATGATTCAGTTTATTTCTAGTCTGTATTGA